The proteins below come from a single uncultured Dethiosulfovibrio sp. genomic window:
- a CDS encoding excisionase family DNA-binding protein: MSWKRYISPEEAAIKRGVTTATIRKWLREGDIQGIKMGRLWRVLDEEGSDGKALETREIDLMKKATDELKSSMETLGELIQGGGNIQVIRAVCSLLPHLEEATAKMAALSEMMSQIGKTQRDGD, encoded by the coding sequence ATGTCTTGGAAAAGATACATTAGCCCGGAGGAAGCGGCGATCAAAAGAGGGGTTACAACTGCTACCATAAGAAAGTGGCTACGGGAGGGGGATATTCAGGGTATCAAAATGGGCCGACTATGGCGGGTCCTGGACGAAGAGGGCTCCGACGGAAAGGCACTTGAGACCAGGGAGATAGACCTTATGAAGAAGGCGACAGATGAGCTAAAAAGCTCTATGGAGACCTTAGGAGAGCTAATACAGGGAGGAGGGAACATCCAGGTGATAAGGGCGGTATGCTCCCTTTTACCTCATCTGGAGGAGGCCACCGCTAAAATGGCCGCACTGTCGGAGATGATGTCCCAGATCGGAAAAACCCAGAGGGACGGAGACTGA
- a CDS encoding ABC transporter permease produces the protein MFFKYYHVKLLDALLEHLLIVGLSVPVALFLSLPLGIWISSRPRVARWVIYGSGILMTIPSLALFGIMVALLSSFKLGLGLVPAVSAIAIYSLLPITRNTYIALNGVSQSIIEAATGVGLSKAQILWRVKMPLALPVIMAGVRLAVVMGVSVAAFASLVGAGGLGTFIFSGIARSNLMMVGAGAILVALLGIAANWILLSLERAITPKGLIVDENR, from the coding sequence ATGTTTTTCAAATACTACCACGTCAAGCTGTTGGACGCTCTGCTTGAACATCTTCTGATAGTGGGGCTCAGCGTCCCTGTGGCTCTCTTTTTGAGCCTTCCCCTCGGTATATGGATATCGTCTCGCCCTAGAGTGGCTAGGTGGGTGATCTACGGTTCCGGCATTTTGATGACCATACCAAGTCTGGCCCTTTTCGGCATCATGGTAGCCCTTCTATCGTCCTTCAAACTCGGCCTTGGACTGGTCCCTGCGGTCTCGGCTATCGCTATATACTCTCTTCTGCCTATTACCAGGAACACCTACATAGCCCTCAACGGGGTGTCCCAGTCCATAATCGAGGCGGCTACCGGGGTCGGCCTATCTAAAGCTCAGATACTTTGGAGGGTCAAGATGCCTCTAGCTCTTCCGGTCATAATGGCGGGGGTTCGGTTGGCGGTGGTCATGGGAGTAAGCGTGGCGGCCTTTGCTTCCCTCGTTGGAGCCGGTGGCCTGGGGACCTTTATTTTCTCCGGCATCGCCAGGTCTAACCTGATGATGGTAGGAGCAGGAGCGATCCTGGTGGCCCTGCTGGGCATAGCGGCAAACTGGATCTTGCTGTCCCTGGAGAGAGCCATTACCCCTAAAGGCCTGATAGTTGACGAAAATAGATAA
- a CDS encoding ABC transporter ATP-binding protein has translation MAEIEFVDVSKRFSDTVAVDSLNLSIEKGKITMLIGPSGCGKTTTLKMINRLIEPSSGSILIGGQDVTKMDPVKLRRSIGYVIQHVGLFPHYTVFDNVATVPRLLGWSEKDISDRVMELLNLVTLDESYAAKYPLQLSGGERQRVGLARALGANPEVLLMDEPFGAIDPINRATIQDAFLEIQEEIGKTIVFVTHDINEAIKMGDRLVVMKDGSLVQSDSVSEVLDNPQDEFVESLLGHDRTLKALSLKRAKDFLSQDGCISIVREDSTAQTREALMDRLDKETFKTAYLVDHRGVLQGRYVLDKANRTGRVSIDYEEGCARVDRNTSVTDSLSRMLEAGARQLPVVDRNGKLMGCIRLSHIFSQVESGKESEVR, from the coding sequence ATGGCGGAGATAGAGTTTGTAGACGTTTCCAAGCGTTTCAGCGATACCGTAGCGGTGGATTCGCTGAACCTGTCCATAGAGAAGGGCAAAATAACCATGCTCATAGGCCCTTCCGGTTGTGGAAAGACCACAACACTAAAGATGATAAACCGGCTCATAGAGCCCTCAAGCGGATCTATCCTCATAGGGGGACAGGATGTCACCAAGATGGATCCCGTCAAGCTTCGTAGATCCATCGGCTACGTAATCCAGCACGTAGGTCTTTTCCCTCACTATACGGTCTTCGACAACGTGGCCACCGTCCCAAGGCTTTTAGGCTGGTCGGAGAAGGATATATCCGATAGGGTGATGGAGCTGTTGAATCTGGTCACCCTTGACGAAAGCTACGCTGCGAAATACCCCCTCCAACTGTCCGGCGGCGAAAGACAGAGGGTCGGCCTGGCCAGGGCCTTAGGTGCCAATCCTGAGGTACTATTGATGGACGAGCCCTTCGGTGCCATAGACCCTATAAACCGTGCGACTATACAGGATGCCTTTCTGGAGATCCAGGAGGAGATAGGCAAGACCATCGTATTCGTCACTCACGACATCAACGAGGCAATCAAGATGGGGGACAGGCTGGTGGTCATGAAAGACGGATCCCTCGTACAGAGCGACTCGGTGTCCGAGGTTCTGGACAACCCTCAGGACGAGTTCGTGGAGAGCCTGCTAGGACACGACAGGACCTTAAAGGCCCTATCCCTCAAGAGGGCGAAGGATTTTCTCTCTCAGGACGGCTGTATATCAATAGTCAGAGAGGACTCAACCGCCCAGACCAGGGAGGCCTTGATGGATCGCCTTGATAAAGAAACCTTCAAAACCGCATATCTGGTGGACCACAGAGGAGTGCTCCAGGGGCGCTACGTCCTGGACAAGGCAAATAGAACCGGCAGGGTCTCAATAGACTACGAAGAGGGCTGTGCCAGGGTCGACAGAAATACCAGTGTCACCGACTCCCTCTCTCGAATGTTGGAGGCCGGAGCGAGACAGCTCCCTGTGGTGGATAGAAACGGTAAGCTGATGGGCTGCATAAGGCTCTCCCATATATTCTCCCAGGTCGAGAGCGGCAAGGAGAGTGAGGTGCGATGA
- a CDS encoding ABC transporter permease, which yields MISYLRSHGDQVWEAFTTHIMLFGASMFFAIFLGMVIGIFVAADGNRRVGNVVLTALGAAQATPSIAVVALSFLFVGIGAAPAIIALVVYCLVPIVFNVVSGLLGVPEEAVEAARGLGMTDRQILWKVKMPLASRVIMSGIRSAATINVGTATVAAVIGGGGLGDIIFSGLKMERTEAILVGAGLSALLAIAIDGCFGQLERRLVPKGLTIEK from the coding sequence ATGATCTCCTATCTCCGCTCCCACGGAGATCAGGTATGGGAGGCCTTTACCACTCATATTATGTTATTTGGGGCATCCATGTTTTTCGCTATTTTTCTTGGAATGGTTATCGGTATTTTCGTGGCCGCCGATGGCAATAGGAGGGTCGGAAACGTGGTTCTTACCGCCTTAGGCGCCGCTCAGGCCACCCCTTCTATAGCGGTTGTAGCCCTCTCTTTTCTCTTCGTAGGTATAGGAGCGGCTCCAGCCATTATAGCCTTGGTGGTGTACTGCCTGGTCCCCATCGTCTTCAACGTGGTTTCCGGCCTTCTCGGTGTTCCCGAGGAAGCGGTAGAGGCCGCGAGAGGGTTAGGCATGACCGATAGACAGATCCTATGGAAGGTCAAGATGCCCCTCGCCTCCAGGGTCATTATGTCTGGTATAAGAAGTGCGGCGACTATCAACGTGGGGACCGCTACAGTGGCCGCCGTCATAGGCGGTGGAGGCCTTGGCGATATCATCTTCAGCGGTCTCAAGATGGAACGAACCGAGGCTATCCTGGTCGGAGCGGGGCTTTCAGCCCTTTTAGCCATAGCCATAGACGGTTGTTTCGGCCAATTGGAGAGAAGGTTGGTCCCTAAGGGATTGACCATAGAGAAGTAG
- a CDS encoding glycine betaine ABC transporter substrate-binding protein, with translation MSNKKIFRSFVLSLCLFLAVGGVAHAAKVTVGAKNFTEQYVVGEMMALLLENAGFDVSRKMGTGSSITRTALTTGQTDLYAEYTGTAWPLYLKHEGKVDDAKELYDRVKAEDLEKNGIVWLDRSKINNTFALAIRKDDADRLGTTISELASYINENPGKVTFGTGSEFNERSDGIPGIMETYGFSLTNKQRRIMDIGLTFEAIDRKQIDVAMAYPTDGKLQKFNLLILEDDKQFFPAYNLCVTVRKEFLDANPEVEEILKPIADLDNETMQKLNYKVDAVGLPADMVAKEYLEEIGIL, from the coding sequence ATGAGCAATAAAAAAATATTTAGATCTTTTGTCCTGTCCCTTTGTCTTTTTCTGGCGGTCGGTGGCGTCGCCCATGCCGCCAAGGTCACAGTAGGAGCTAAAAACTTCACCGAGCAGTACGTGGTCGGCGAGATGATGGCCCTCCTTCTGGAGAACGCCGGTTTCGACGTCTCCAGAAAAATGGGCACCGGAAGCTCTATAACCAGAACCGCCTTAACCACCGGTCAGACCGATCTTTACGCCGAGTACACCGGCACCGCCTGGCCTCTCTACCTCAAGCACGAGGGTAAAGTGGACGACGCGAAGGAGCTCTACGACAGGGTAAAGGCCGAGGACCTGGAGAAAAACGGTATCGTCTGGCTCGATCGTTCAAAGATAAACAACACCTTTGCCCTTGCCATCAGAAAAGACGACGCAGACAGGCTTGGGACCACTATCTCCGAGCTGGCCTCCTACATCAATGAGAATCCTGGCAAGGTCACCTTCGGAACAGGGTCCGAGTTTAACGAGAGATCCGATGGCATACCAGGGATCATGGAGACCTACGGTTTTTCCCTGACCAATAAACAGAGGCGGATCATGGATATCGGTCTTACCTTTGAGGCCATAGACAGAAAACAGATCGACGTGGCGATGGCCTACCCTACCGATGGAAAACTTCAGAAGTTTAACCTCCTGATCCTGGAGGACGACAAACAGTTCTTCCCGGCCTACAACCTCTGTGTAACCGTCAGGAAGGAATTCCTCGACGCTAACCCGGAGGTGGAGGAGATCCTTAAGCCTATCGCCGATCTCGATAATGAGACCATGCAGAAATTGAACTACAAAGTGGACGCCGTCGGCCTTCCTGCCGACATGGTAGCCAAAGAGTATCTGGAGGAAATTGGCATTTTATAG
- the folD gene encoding bifunctional methylenetetrahydrofolate dehydrogenase/methenyltetrahydrofolate cyclohydrolase FolD, with product MDCKIMDGRAAAKEAKEEIRSKVEAVKAKGVEPALTVVLVGDDPASKVYAEQKRKNCESVGISFSFHQLSGSTSEEELMALVDKLNSDPSVHGILVEMPLPKHISNERVQAAIDPDKDVDGSNPANLGRLVSGLPSLRPCTPQGAMYLMEKHGVDLSGKHAVVVGRSTIVGKPVAMLLLEKNATVTICHSRTSNLAEVIKSADIVVAAVGRPEMITGDMIKPGAVVVDVGINSTPDGIVGDVNYSSALKVAGYLSPVPGGVGPLTIAMLLDNVVTSAERALLKP from the coding sequence GTGGACTGCAAAATCATGGACGGCAGGGCCGCCGCAAAAGAGGCCAAAGAGGAGATAAGGTCGAAGGTCGAGGCAGTAAAGGCAAAGGGAGTGGAACCCGCTCTCACCGTTGTTCTGGTAGGGGACGATCCTGCCTCGAAGGTCTACGCTGAGCAGAAGCGAAAGAACTGCGAATCGGTTGGGATCTCCTTCTCCTTCCATCAGCTCTCCGGATCGACGTCGGAGGAGGAGCTGATGGCCCTTGTGGATAAGCTCAACTCCGATCCCTCGGTACACGGCATATTGGTGGAGATGCCCCTTCCTAAACATATATCCAACGAAAGGGTTCAGGCGGCCATCGACCCCGACAAGGATGTGGATGGCTCTAACCCGGCCAACCTAGGCAGGCTCGTCTCCGGGCTCCCATCACTCAGACCCTGTACACCTCAGGGAGCCATGTACCTCATGGAGAAACACGGTGTGGATCTGTCGGGCAAGCACGCTGTGGTGGTAGGCAGAAGCACCATAGTGGGCAAGCCGGTCGCCATGTTGCTCCTGGAGAAGAACGCTACCGTCACTATCTGTCACAGCCGGACCTCCAATCTCGCCGAGGTTATAAAATCCGCTGACATCGTTGTTGCTGCCGTTGGAAGGCCGGAGATGATAACCGGCGATATGATAAAGCCCGGCGCTGTGGTGGTCGATGTCGGCATAAACAGCACGCCCGACGGCATCGTGGGAGATGTGAACTACAGCTCCGCCCTGAAGGTGGCGGGCTACCTGTCTCCCGTCCCTGGAGGAGTAGGCCCTCTGACCATCGCCATGCTTTTGGATAACGTGGTAACCTCCGCCGAGAGGGCCCTTTTAAAGCCGTGA
- the ilvC gene encoding ketol-acid reductoisomerase — protein MAQVYYDKDANQEVLKGKTVAVLGYGSQGHAHAQNLKDSGVSVVIGLHQGSRSASVAKEDGFEVLPVSEAVAKSDVVMVLLPDTAQPSVYKDSIAPNLRPGMALAFAHGFAVHYHQIEPPADVDVFMVAPKSPGHIVRRLYTQGKGTPGLLAVHNDATGSAREVGMAYASAIGCGRAGVIETTFQEETETDLFGEQAVLCGGVTELMKAGFETLVEAGYQPEIAYFECLNEMKLIVDLIYEGGLSWMRYSISDTAEYGDMVAGPRVIGDESRAAMKVLLKEVQDGTFAKDWILENQTGRPRMKAWRKREASQKLEEVGADLRDMMPWLESKKAPKQ, from the coding sequence ATGGCTCAGGTTTACTACGACAAAGACGCAAATCAGGAGGTTCTCAAGGGAAAGACGGTAGCGGTGCTGGGATACGGGAGCCAGGGACACGCCCACGCCCAGAATTTGAAGGACAGTGGGGTCTCGGTGGTTATCGGGCTCCATCAGGGAAGCCGTTCCGCATCGGTGGCTAAGGAGGATGGTTTTGAGGTTCTCCCCGTGTCGGAGGCCGTCGCAAAGTCCGACGTGGTTATGGTACTCCTGCCCGATACCGCTCAACCTTCGGTGTATAAAGACTCTATCGCCCCTAATCTGAGGCCCGGAATGGCCCTGGCCTTCGCTCACGGTTTCGCCGTTCACTATCACCAGATCGAGCCTCCCGCAGACGTGGACGTCTTCATGGTGGCCCCTAAGAGCCCAGGGCACATCGTCCGTCGTCTCTATACCCAGGGAAAAGGCACCCCAGGGCTTCTGGCGGTCCACAACGACGCTACCGGCTCCGCCAGGGAGGTCGGTATGGCCTACGCCTCCGCTATCGGATGTGGAAGGGCGGGGGTTATAGAGACCACCTTCCAGGAGGAGACCGAGACCGACCTCTTCGGCGAGCAGGCGGTCCTCTGCGGAGGGGTCACCGAGCTGATGAAGGCGGGATTTGAGACCTTGGTTGAGGCGGGATATCAGCCTGAGATAGCCTACTTCGAGTGCCTCAACGAGATGAAGCTCATAGTGGACCTGATCTACGAGGGCGGTCTCTCCTGGATGAGATACTCTATCAGCGATACCGCCGAATACGGCGACATGGTGGCGGGGCCTAGGGTGATAGGCGATGAGTCCAGAGCGGCGATGAAGGTCCTCCTCAAAGAGGTCCAGGATGGGACCTTTGCGAAGGACTGGATCCTGGAGAATCAGACCGGTCGTCCTAGGATGAAGGCGTGGAGAAAGAGGGAGGCCTCTCAGAAACTGGAGGAGGTAGGAGCGGATCTCAGGGACATGATGCCCTGGCTGGAGTCCAAAAAGGCCCCTAAGCAGTAG
- the ilvB gene encoding biosynthetic-type acetolactate synthase large subunit, with protein MADGMTGADIIVKALEESGTDVLFGIPGGTVIPLYDSLYGSSLRHVLARHEQGACFEAAGYARASGKVGVCLATSGPGALNTLTALADSYADSVPLVVITGQVGANLRGTDAFQEADLFGSSLSMVKHSFSVESADDLEAVMGSAFTIASSGRPGPVLVDVPVSVQRQVAEAPRRGGVPVKTGDVVSHSREILSILPYLRKALKPVIIAGGGVIASGASEELSKFARACSIPVTTSLMGKGGFPEGDPLSLGMAGMHGTERANRALSDADLILSLGCRFSDRTTARASGFGKGATIVQVDIDRAEIGKIIPVDLGFVSDIRQALEALNRSGELASTRKGKLSYPREILEEDHGFSPKAIMETIRDRLRADDVITTEVGQHQMWAALHWRCDLPRTFITSGGQGTMGFGLPAAIGASMARPGRPVVCLAGDGSFLMNSQEMETAVRYGFPVKVVVFNNRSLGMVRQWQELFWDRRYSATVETPSCDFAALAMAYGAEGIKVSSMEELEGAIDDFLSSPGPSLMECPIEQEEKVFPMVPAGADLGEFITEPPK; from the coding sequence ATGGCGGATGGAATGACCGGGGCGGATATCATCGTAAAGGCCCTTGAGGAGTCCGGGACGGACGTTTTATTTGGAATACCGGGAGGCACGGTTATACCCCTTTACGACTCCCTCTACGGCTCGTCCCTAAGGCATGTTCTGGCGAGGCACGAGCAGGGAGCCTGTTTCGAGGCCGCCGGTTACGCCAGAGCTTCCGGCAAGGTCGGGGTCTGTCTAGCTACCTCCGGTCCTGGAGCTCTAAACACCTTGACTGCTCTGGCGGATTCCTACGCCGACTCGGTCCCTCTGGTGGTCATAACCGGCCAGGTCGGGGCCAATCTGAGGGGAACCGACGCGTTTCAGGAGGCAGACCTCTTCGGTAGCTCTCTCTCCATGGTCAAGCACAGCTTCTCCGTGGAGTCCGCCGACGATTTGGAGGCGGTCATGGGTTCGGCCTTTACCATCGCCTCCTCCGGCAGGCCAGGGCCTGTCCTGGTGGACGTTCCGGTAAGCGTCCAGAGGCAGGTAGCGGAGGCTCCCCGTCGGGGAGGGGTTCCCGTCAAGACCGGAGATGTGGTCTCTCACAGCAGGGAAATATTATCTATTTTGCCCTATCTCAGAAAAGCCCTAAAGCCGGTTATAATCGCCGGTGGAGGGGTTATAGCGTCCGGGGCATCGGAGGAACTGTCAAAGTTCGCCAGAGCTTGCTCCATACCAGTGACCACAAGCCTTATGGGCAAAGGGGGGTTCCCCGAAGGAGATCCCCTCTCTCTGGGGATGGCGGGAATGCACGGTACCGAAAGGGCCAACAGGGCTCTCTCCGATGCGGATCTCATCTTGTCCCTTGGCTGTCGGTTCAGCGATAGGACCACAGCCAGGGCTTCGGGCTTCGGCAAAGGCGCTACGATCGTCCAGGTGGACATAGACAGGGCGGAAATAGGGAAGATAATTCCCGTCGATTTAGGTTTCGTCTCCGATATCCGTCAGGCCCTGGAGGCTTTAAATCGGTCCGGTGAACTGGCCTCTACGAGAAAAGGGAAGCTGTCCTACCCTCGAGAAATCTTGGAGGAAGACCATGGCTTTTCTCCAAAAGCCATAATGGAGACGATCAGAGACCGTCTCAGGGCAGACGACGTCATAACTACCGAGGTCGGTCAGCATCAGATGTGGGCGGCTCTCCACTGGCGGTGCGACCTCCCTAGAACCTTCATCACCTCAGGGGGGCAGGGGACGATGGGATTTGGCCTTCCTGCTGCCATCGGTGCCTCTATGGCCCGTCCCGGTCGCCCGGTGGTGTGTCTCGCAGGGGATGGAAGTTTTCTCATGAACTCTCAGGAGATGGAGACGGCGGTACGGTACGGATTTCCTGTCAAGGTGGTGGTGTTCAACAACCGCTCTCTTGGCATGGTCCGTCAGTGGCAGGAGCTTTTTTGGGATAGAAGGTACAGTGCCACAGTAGAGACCCCCTCCTGCGATTTCGCAGCACTGGCCATGGCATACGGGGCGGAGGGGATAAAGGTCTCCTCTATGGAAGAACTTGAGGGTGCCATCGACGATTTTCTCTCCTCACCTGGTCCTTCACTGATGGAATGTCCCATAGAGCAGGAGGAAAAGGTGTTTCCTATGGTACCTGCCGGGGCGGACCTAGGCGAGTTTATCACCGAACCTCCCAAATAG